Proteins from a genomic interval of Schistosoma mansoni strain Puerto Rico chromosome 2, complete genome:
- a CDS encoding putative vacuolar ATP synthase subunit f — MAVSAARGKLIAVIGDEDTCTGFLLSGTGEVDKNRRPNFFVVDKNTSLIDVEDVFRTFVGRDDIAIILIVQNVAEMIRHLIDSHNVAIPAILEIPNRDIPYDASKDTILKRAKGLFSAEDFR, encoded by the coding sequence ATGGCTGTTTCCGCTGCTCGTGGGAAGTTAATTGCGGTAATAGGAGATGAAGACACATGTACCGGGTTTCTGCTTAGTGGAACCGGGGAAGTTGATAAAAACCGAAGACCTAATTTCTTTGTTGTTGATAAAAACACATCGTTAATTGATGTTGAAGATGTGTTTCGAACATTTGTAGGACGAGATGATATTGCTATTATCTTAATCGTACAAAATGTTGCCGAAATGATTCGTCATCTTATAGACTCCCACAATGTTGCCATACCGGCCATATTGGAAATACCCAACCGTGATATTCCGTACGATGCCAGCAAAGACACTATTTTAAAAAGAGCAAAAGGCTTGTTTAGTGCTGAAGATTTTCGTTAG